The Engystomops pustulosus chromosome 9, aEngPut4.maternal, whole genome shotgun sequence genome includes a window with the following:
- the ABHD16A gene encoding phosphatidylserine lipase ABHD16A isoform X2 has product MAAGGEGLMRRWIRGFGLLYLCIRGPRLYRVYRESFYQPKALEKHTDSILAWVSVLWTISYYSSPLAAFYMYRKGYMTVTRLIPLTQYGLTLMFLLAGIACLRGLGRWSNPQYIQFISILQRTKMDDCPENKKMLSSFNFDFRSWPVDFRWDETSSKDQQKLGVTGGVPLLKAEPRTRGAADSFLQRVQKLPCQITSYVVAHSFGRRMLYPGSVYLLQKALMPMLLQGQARLVEEYNGKRAKLLACDGNEIDTMFVDRRNSGERNGAKLVICCEGNAGFYEVGCVSTPLEAGYSVLGWNHPGFAGSTGVPFPQNEANAMDAVVQYAVYGLGFKLQDIIVYAWSIGGFTATWAAMSYPDISAVVLDASFDDLVPLALKVMPESWRGLVTRTVRKYLNLNNAEQLCRYQGPVLLIRRTKDEIITTTHPDDISSNRGNDLLVILLQHRYPNVMTEEGRRAVRMWLSASTPEEEASVLSNYGVEEDWCLSVLESYKAENLGQFPWTVGEEMSSEGRQQLALYLAQKYLSSFEATHCTPLPASAFQMPWCI; this is encoded by the exons ATGGCGGCCGGGGGCGAGGGCCTCATGCGGCGCTGGATCAGGGGCTTCGGGCTGCTGTACCTGTGTATCCGGGGCCCGCGCCTCTATCGGGTTTACCGG GAATCTTTTTATCAACCAAAAGCTTTGGAGAAGCACACAGACAGCATCCTGGCATGG GTATCTGTCCTGTGGACCATCTCCTACTACTCCTCCCCCCTCGCTGCCTTCTATATGTACAGAAAAG GGTATATGACGGTGACCCGGCTGATACCTCTAACACAGTACGGCTTAACCCTTATGTTCCTGCTGGCGGGAATAGCATGTTTGAGAG GTTTGGGAAGATGGAGCAATCCTCAGTACATTCAGTTTATAAGCATTTTACAGAGAACCAAGATGGACGACTGTCCGGAAAACAAG AAAATGTTGTCGAGCTTTAACTTTGACTTCCGCAGCTGGCCCGTGGACTTCCGATGGGATGAGACCAGCAG TAAGGATCAGCAGAAGTTAGGAGTGACGGGCGGTGTACCCCTACTCAAGGCTGAACCCCGGACACGAGGCGCGGCTGACAGCTTCCTCCAGCGGGTGCAGAAGCTTCCATGTCAGATAACCAG TTACGTTGTGGCTCACTCGTTTGGCCGGCGGATGCTGTACCCGGGCTCGGTGTACCTCTTACAGAAGGCTCTCATGCCCATGTTATTGCAGGGACAGGCCCGGCTTGTAGAAGAG TATAACGGGAAGCGAGCCAAGCTGCTGGCGTGTGATGGGAACGAGATCGACACCATGTTTGTAGACCGGAGGAACTCCGGGGAACGCAATGGGGCAAAGCTG GTTATCTGCTGTGAAGGCAACGCCGGCTTCTACGAGGTTGGATGTGTTTCCACTCCGCTTGAAG CTGGTTATTCTGTCCTTGGCTGGAACCATCCTGGATTTGCAGGCAGTACG GGTGTACCTTTCCCTCAAAACGAAGCAAACGCCATGGACGCAGTGGTGCAGTACGCCGTATACGGACTGGGCTTCAAGCTGCAAGACATCATTGTGTACGCCTGGTCTATCGGGGGCTTCACAG CTACGTGGGCCGCCATGTCCTACCCAGACATCAGCGCCGTCGTCCTCGATGCCTCCTTCGATGACCTTGTTCCACTTGCACTGAAAGTGATGCCAGAAAGTTGGA GAGGCCTCGTGACCCGAACTGTAAGGAAGTATCTAAACCTTAACAACGCGGAGCAGCTCTGCAG GTATCAGGGCCCAGTGTTGCTGATCAGAAGAACAAAGGACGAAATAATTACAACCAC ACATCCAGACGACATTTCATCAAACAGAGGAAACGACCTCCTTGTCATTCTGCTGCAGCACCG TTACCCCAATGTGATGACAGAAGAGGGCAGGAGGGCAGTTAGGATGTGGCTCTCAGCCTCCACtccagaagaagaag cctctgtaCTAAGTAACTATGGGGTGGAGGAGGACTGGTGTCTGTCTGTCCTAGAGTCCTACAAAGCAGAGAATTTAGGACAATTTCCATGGACTGTAG gggaggagatgagctcagAAGGACGGCAGCAGCTGGCGCTATACCTG GCACAGAAGTATCTCAGCAGCTTTGAGGCCACACACTGTACCCCGCTCCCAGCCAGCGCCTTCCAGATGCCCTGGTGTATATAA
- the ABHD16A gene encoding phosphatidylserine lipase ABHD16A isoform X3: MLSNQLFGLKHEAPPRCHWSPRPFYCCKLVIGPGECRSRPESFYQPKALEKHTDSILAWVSVLWTISYYSSPLAAFYMYRKGYMTVTRLIPLTQYGLTLMFLLAGIACLRGLGRWSNPQYIQFISILQRTKMDDCPENKKMLSSFNFDFRSWPVDFRWDETSSKDQQKLGVTGGVPLLKAEPRTRGAADSFLQRVQKLPCQITSYVVAHSFGRRMLYPGSVYLLQKALMPMLLQGQARLVEEYNGKRAKLLACDGNEIDTMFVDRRNSGERNGAKLVICCEGNAGFYEVGCVSTPLEAGYSVLGWNHPGFAGSTGVPFPQNEANAMDAVVQYAVYGLGFKLQDIIVYAWSIGGFTATWAAMSYPDISAVVLDASFDDLVPLALKVMPESWRGLVTRTVRKYLNLNNAEQLCRYQGPVLLIRRTKDEIITTTHPDDISSNRGNDLLVILLQHRYPNVMTEEGRRAVRMWLSASTPEEEASVLSNYGVEEDWCLSVLESYKAENLGQFPWTVGEEMSSEGRQQLALYLAQKYLSSFEATHCTPLPASAFQMPWCI, from the exons ATGTTATCCAATCAACTGTTCGGTTTGAAGCATGAGGCTCCTCCTCGCTGTCACTGGTCGCCCCGCCCCTTCTATTGTTGCAAGCTAGTGATTGGTCCGGGCGAGTGTCGCTCACGTCCG GAATCTTTTTATCAACCAAAAGCTTTGGAGAAGCACACAGACAGCATCCTGGCATGG GTATCTGTCCTGTGGACCATCTCCTACTACTCCTCCCCCCTCGCTGCCTTCTATATGTACAGAAAAG GGTATATGACGGTGACCCGGCTGATACCTCTAACACAGTACGGCTTAACCCTTATGTTCCTGCTGGCGGGAATAGCATGTTTGAGAG GTTTGGGAAGATGGAGCAATCCTCAGTACATTCAGTTTATAAGCATTTTACAGAGAACCAAGATGGACGACTGTCCGGAAAACAAG AAAATGTTGTCGAGCTTTAACTTTGACTTCCGCAGCTGGCCCGTGGACTTCCGATGGGATGAGACCAGCAG TAAGGATCAGCAGAAGTTAGGAGTGACGGGCGGTGTACCCCTACTCAAGGCTGAACCCCGGACACGAGGCGCGGCTGACAGCTTCCTCCAGCGGGTGCAGAAGCTTCCATGTCAGATAACCAG TTACGTTGTGGCTCACTCGTTTGGCCGGCGGATGCTGTACCCGGGCTCGGTGTACCTCTTACAGAAGGCTCTCATGCCCATGTTATTGCAGGGACAGGCCCGGCTTGTAGAAGAG TATAACGGGAAGCGAGCCAAGCTGCTGGCGTGTGATGGGAACGAGATCGACACCATGTTTGTAGACCGGAGGAACTCCGGGGAACGCAATGGGGCAAAGCTG GTTATCTGCTGTGAAGGCAACGCCGGCTTCTACGAGGTTGGATGTGTTTCCACTCCGCTTGAAG CTGGTTATTCTGTCCTTGGCTGGAACCATCCTGGATTTGCAGGCAGTACG GGTGTACCTTTCCCTCAAAACGAAGCAAACGCCATGGACGCAGTGGTGCAGTACGCCGTATACGGACTGGGCTTCAAGCTGCAAGACATCATTGTGTACGCCTGGTCTATCGGGGGCTTCACAG CTACGTGGGCCGCCATGTCCTACCCAGACATCAGCGCCGTCGTCCTCGATGCCTCCTTCGATGACCTTGTTCCACTTGCACTGAAAGTGATGCCAGAAAGTTGGA GAGGCCTCGTGACCCGAACTGTAAGGAAGTATCTAAACCTTAACAACGCGGAGCAGCTCTGCAG GTATCAGGGCCCAGTGTTGCTGATCAGAAGAACAAAGGACGAAATAATTACAACCAC ACATCCAGACGACATTTCATCAAACAGAGGAAACGACCTCCTTGTCATTCTGCTGCAGCACCG TTACCCCAATGTGATGACAGAAGAGGGCAGGAGGGCAGTTAGGATGTGGCTCTCAGCCTCCACtccagaagaagaag cctctgtaCTAAGTAACTATGGGGTGGAGGAGGACTGGTGTCTGTCTGTCCTAGAGTCCTACAAAGCAGAGAATTTAGGACAATTTCCATGGACTGTAG gggaggagatgagctcagAAGGACGGCAGCAGCTGGCGCTATACCTG GCACAGAAGTATCTCAGCAGCTTTGAGGCCACACACTGTACCCCGCTCCCAGCCAGCGCCTTCCAGATGCCCTGGTGTATATAA
- the ABHD16A gene encoding phosphatidylserine lipase ABHD16A isoform X1 gives MAAGGEGLMRRWIRGFGLLYLCIRGPRLYRVYRVNGRAAIGRGRPLQEGDAESSWESFYQPKALEKHTDSILAWVSVLWTISYYSSPLAAFYMYRKGYMTVTRLIPLTQYGLTLMFLLAGIACLRGLGRWSNPQYIQFISILQRTKMDDCPENKKMLSSFNFDFRSWPVDFRWDETSSKDQQKLGVTGGVPLLKAEPRTRGAADSFLQRVQKLPCQITSYVVAHSFGRRMLYPGSVYLLQKALMPMLLQGQARLVEEYNGKRAKLLACDGNEIDTMFVDRRNSGERNGAKLVICCEGNAGFYEVGCVSTPLEAGYSVLGWNHPGFAGSTGVPFPQNEANAMDAVVQYAVYGLGFKLQDIIVYAWSIGGFTATWAAMSYPDISAVVLDASFDDLVPLALKVMPESWRGLVTRTVRKYLNLNNAEQLCRYQGPVLLIRRTKDEIITTTHPDDISSNRGNDLLVILLQHRYPNVMTEEGRRAVRMWLSASTPEEEASVLSNYGVEEDWCLSVLESYKAENLGQFPWTVGEEMSSEGRQQLALYLAQKYLSSFEATHCTPLPASAFQMPWCI, from the exons ATGGCGGCCGGGGGCGAGGGCCTCATGCGGCGCTGGATCAGGGGCTTCGGGCTGCTGTACCTGTGTATCCGGGGCCCGCGCCTCTATCGGGTTTACCGGGTAAACGGGCGGGCGGCGATCGGGAGAGGCCggcccctgcaggagggagacgcGGAGAGCTCCTGG GAATCTTTTTATCAACCAAAAGCTTTGGAGAAGCACACAGACAGCATCCTGGCATGG GTATCTGTCCTGTGGACCATCTCCTACTACTCCTCCCCCCTCGCTGCCTTCTATATGTACAGAAAAG GGTATATGACGGTGACCCGGCTGATACCTCTAACACAGTACGGCTTAACCCTTATGTTCCTGCTGGCGGGAATAGCATGTTTGAGAG GTTTGGGAAGATGGAGCAATCCTCAGTACATTCAGTTTATAAGCATTTTACAGAGAACCAAGATGGACGACTGTCCGGAAAACAAG AAAATGTTGTCGAGCTTTAACTTTGACTTCCGCAGCTGGCCCGTGGACTTCCGATGGGATGAGACCAGCAG TAAGGATCAGCAGAAGTTAGGAGTGACGGGCGGTGTACCCCTACTCAAGGCTGAACCCCGGACACGAGGCGCGGCTGACAGCTTCCTCCAGCGGGTGCAGAAGCTTCCATGTCAGATAACCAG TTACGTTGTGGCTCACTCGTTTGGCCGGCGGATGCTGTACCCGGGCTCGGTGTACCTCTTACAGAAGGCTCTCATGCCCATGTTATTGCAGGGACAGGCCCGGCTTGTAGAAGAG TATAACGGGAAGCGAGCCAAGCTGCTGGCGTGTGATGGGAACGAGATCGACACCATGTTTGTAGACCGGAGGAACTCCGGGGAACGCAATGGGGCAAAGCTG GTTATCTGCTGTGAAGGCAACGCCGGCTTCTACGAGGTTGGATGTGTTTCCACTCCGCTTGAAG CTGGTTATTCTGTCCTTGGCTGGAACCATCCTGGATTTGCAGGCAGTACG GGTGTACCTTTCCCTCAAAACGAAGCAAACGCCATGGACGCAGTGGTGCAGTACGCCGTATACGGACTGGGCTTCAAGCTGCAAGACATCATTGTGTACGCCTGGTCTATCGGGGGCTTCACAG CTACGTGGGCCGCCATGTCCTACCCAGACATCAGCGCCGTCGTCCTCGATGCCTCCTTCGATGACCTTGTTCCACTTGCACTGAAAGTGATGCCAGAAAGTTGGA GAGGCCTCGTGACCCGAACTGTAAGGAAGTATCTAAACCTTAACAACGCGGAGCAGCTCTGCAG GTATCAGGGCCCAGTGTTGCTGATCAGAAGAACAAAGGACGAAATAATTACAACCAC ACATCCAGACGACATTTCATCAAACAGAGGAAACGACCTCCTTGTCATTCTGCTGCAGCACCG TTACCCCAATGTGATGACAGAAGAGGGCAGGAGGGCAGTTAGGATGTGGCTCTCAGCCTCCACtccagaagaagaag cctctgtaCTAAGTAACTATGGGGTGGAGGAGGACTGGTGTCTGTCTGTCCTAGAGTCCTACAAAGCAGAGAATTTAGGACAATTTCCATGGACTGTAG gggaggagatgagctcagAAGGACGGCAGCAGCTGGCGCTATACCTG GCACAGAAGTATCTCAGCAGCTTTGAGGCCACACACTGTACCCCGCTCCCAGCCAGCGCCTTCCAGATGCCCTGGTGTATATAA